The genomic DNA AGAGCCTCTTGCGGAGCCGGTCGACGAGGCCGTGCCTGCCGGTGAGGCGATGAACGAGTCCATTCCCGCCGAGGAGCTGGACGCCGTCATGGACGAGCCTGAAGAGGCCCGGTCTGCCGAAGACGAGGTGTTTGTCTCAGCGGCAGACGATCTGCCGAGCGCCGAGCCGATGGACGCCGAACTCACCGGCCTTGAAGAGCTGGGAGACGACGACATCGAGGATGTGGACAGCCTTCTGGACAACGTCGAGGTGGACGTGTCCGATGTTGTGGACACCGAAGCGGTAGACGCCGAGATGGATGACGACATGGTCATGGATTTGGACGAAGGGTCCCTGGACGAGGTGCTGGCCGTCGAATCCGAACCGTCCGACGTGGACATGGACGAGGAACCGGATCTGCTCCCGATCATTCCGGCCGGGGAGGGCGAGCCCACCCTGGCGGAACTCCAGGCCAAGGTCCGTCAGTTGGAGGGTCGGGTGGAGGAGCTTGAACTGCGCCTTCGCGACGAGATCGCCCAGATGGTCCCGGCGGAAGCCGCCAGAATCATCCGCGAGGAGATTGCGGCGTTGACCGCCGACTTCGACGAATAACGGAAAATTCCGATCGAGCGGTCCGCCCCGGATCGTTCCAGAAAATTTGTAAAGGCCTCACCTTCAGGGTGGGGCCTTTTTTCATGCGCATTCGGCCAAAGCCCGTTTCAAGCACTCCACTCCAAAGAACACAAAACCACCCGCTCCAATCTGTCTCATTTAAATCCTCTTCCCTAAAAAAAGACTGCCTGTACCTCCCGCGAAGCGGCAATAAAAAGTTTAGGAAAAGAAGGGGATGGGGGTCCGGGGGAAAGGGAGGAAAGAACCCTTTTCAAAGGGGTTTTCCTCCCCTTCCCCCGGTCGCCGGAGGCTCCTTCGCCTACGTGCCGCAGAAAGTCTGCTCGACGCGTTCCTCGGGTCGCGGCGGAGCGGCGTATTCGGCGTTTTCCGGCTGATCTTCGTAGGGCCGCCGGAGCACTTCGATGAGCCTGTCGACGAGGGTGAAGTCACCGACCTCAGCCGCCTGGATGGCCTGCTCGATGCGGTGGTTTCGCGGGATGAAGGCCGGGGTGGCGGAACGCATGGTTTCGCGGGCCGTGCCGACGGAGCCTGTCAGCGCCAGTCGGGCGCGCCAGTCGTCGAGCCAGTGGCGAATCTCCTCGTTTGTGGCGAAGAGGGCCGTGAACGGGGCCGGATCGGTCTGGGCGTCGCAGAGGGCGCGGAAGGCGTTGGTGAAATCTGTCCCGTTGCGCCGCATGAGATCAAGGAGACCGCGCGCCAGGGCAAAGGATTCGTCGTCGCCGGGCAGCCCGATCTTGCTGCAAAGCCCTTGCGTGTAGTGGGCGGCGAAAGCCGGGATGAACCGTTCCAGAACCGCCTCTCCCGCCGTATGCGCCCGGGATTCGTCGTCGTCCAGCAAGGGGATGAGACAGCCGCCGAGACAGGCCAGGTTCCAGGCCATGATGGTCGGCTGCCGATTGAAGGCGTAACGCCCGAAGTGGTCGATGGAGCTGAACACCGCCTCGGGGTCGTACTGGTCGAGGAAGGCGCACGGGCCAAAGTCGATGGTCTCGCCGCTCACGGCGGTATTGTCCGTGTTCATGACGCCGTGCACGAAGCCGACGCACATCCATCGGGCCATGAGCTCGGCCTGGGCGGAACAGATGGCCTCGAACAAAGCGAGATACGGATTGTCCGCCTGGCTCGCGGACGGGTGGTTGCGTTCGATGACATGATCGGCAAGTTGCCGGACGGCGTCTTCCATGCGCCGTGCCGCGAAATATTCAAAGGTGCCCACGCGCACGAATCCGGATGCGACGCGGGTAAGGACCGCGCCGTGAAGCTCGGCTTCGCGGAACACGGGCTGGCCGGTCGATGTCATGGCCAGGGCGCGGGTGGACGGGATGCCCATGGCGTGCATGGCCTCACTGACCACGTATTCGCGCAGGACCGGCCCGAGCGGGGAGCGGCCGTCGCCCCCGCGCGAGAATTTGGTGCGGCCGGAGCCCTTGAGCTGGATGTCGAACCGTTCGCCCGCCTTGTTGACGGTTTCGCCCAGGAGATGCGCCCGGCCGTCGCCGAGCTGCGGAACGAACTGGCCGAACTGGTGGCCCGCGTATGCCTGCGCGATGGGTTCGGAGCCGGGCAGGAGCCGGTTGCCGGAGAACAGGGCGGCCAGGTCGGCGTCGTCTTCGGGCAGATCGAGCTCAAGGCGTTCGGCCAGGGGCCGGTTCAGCCGAATGAGCGAGGGCGCGGCGACCGGTTCCGGGTCGATTCGCTGATAAAAGGGCTCGGGAAGATGCGCGTAGCTGTTGATGAAGCGCATGGCGTTCATTCCCCCAGGAGGTTGAACCAGGCCGGGAGCAGAGTGTCCAGCGAATTGGCCAGCAGGCGCATGTAGTGGGCCTCGATCCCGATCATTTCCTCGTCGCGGCGGCGGAGCCATTCGGACATCCAGGCGAAGCGGAGGGCGAGCACCAGTTCCGGCAGCAGGGAGAGGGAGGTCCGGTCCAGGCACACTCCTTGCCGCAGGGTTTGCAGTAGGGCCGGGGCCAGGCCGCGCACCAGGGCGTGCGGGTCCTCGATGCCAACGCAGCCGAGACAGTTGGCCGCGTCGAACAGGCAGGGACGGATTCCGGCGAACTCCCAGTCGATGACGGCCGCGGCGGACGTGCCGTGCCAGATGATGTTCAGGGGGTGAAAGTCTCCGTGGCAGAAGGAAACCGGCAAACTAGGCCACGCCTCGAAGAGAGGCGTCAGCGCGGGCAGGACCGGGGAGAGGGCTTCATGGAGGTCCGGCCTGCGACCGGCCATGGCCGCCATCAGTTCGTCGATGTATCCCTCCAAGAGGAAGGCCGGTTCGTCGTCGAATTCGTGAATGCAGCCAGAGACCTCGCGCAGGCGGCAGAGGAACTTGCCCAGGCTCTCGCCGCGCGCGGCATCCTCTATGTATTCGGGCTGGGGGAGCGGGTCGCCGGGGATGAACGGGGAGAGCTGGTGCTGCTGTCCCTCGTGTTCGATCACGAAACGTCCGTCCGGCCCGGCCAGGTAGGCGGGCACGGGCAATCCGGCACGGCTTAGCCTGTCCAGGGCGCGGGCGATGCGCTCGCGCCTGTCAAACTGGCCCGGGCGCAGTGTTTCGAGCATCCAGACGCGGCCCTGGTCATCTTCCTCGGCGCGGCGGGACAGGCATCGCTCGGGGCTGCCGGGCAGAACGATATCCGTGCGGTGGCGGCCGGAGGACAGCCCCCAAAGGGTGAGCAGATCGGTCATGACGGGCTTACTCCATGTCCGGAGCGGTCCGGATCGCGGCGGCGGTGTCGAGGCCGGTGGTGATTTTCATGGTGAGGCGGCTCCCTGGGAAAAGGTTGTCGTATTGAGGGCTATATGAATATGGGAGCCGGGCGTCAACCTGCGAACCTGTTTCGGGACGGATCGGGGTTTTATTCCGGTGTGAAGTCATATATGTTTATCCTTTGTCTTTGTTATCCGTTTCAATGAGAGAGTACCCCATGTCGCTGAAAGTGAGCAAGCGCAGGCCGCTTGTGTCCCAGTCGGAAATTCGGAACATGACCCTTGAATGCGCCCGGGTGTCGGGCGTGAACCTGGCCCAGGGCGTGTGCGACCTGCCCGTGCCTGAACCTGTCATTCGGGGCGCGGAAGAGGCCATGCGCGCGGGAGCCAATATCTATACCCGCTTCGACGGGCTGGCTCGCCTGCGGGAGGCCGTCGCGGCCAAGCAGCGGCGGTTCTCCGGCATGGAGGTCGACCCGAACGGACAGGTGGTTGTCTCGGCCGGAGCCACGGGCGCGTTCTACTCCGCCTGTCTGGCCCTGCTGGACGAGGGGGATGAGGTCCTGGTTTTCGAACCGTACTACGGCTACCACATCGTGACCATGGCTTCCCTGGGCATCAAGCCGGTCTACGCCACCCTGGAGCCGCCCGAGTGGGGATTCTCCGCCGAGGACCTGGAACGGGCCGTGACCGCGAAGACCCGCGCCATCATCTTGAACACCCCGTCCAACCCGGCGGGCAAGGTTTTTACCCGCGAGGAACTCGCCCTTGTCGCGGATTTCGCCGAGGCTCACGACCTGTTCGTGTTCACCGACGAGATATACGAGCATTTCGTCTTCGACGGCCGCGAGCACGTGTCCCCGGCGACTTTACCCGGCATGGCCCGGCGGACCGTCACCATTTCAGGGCTTTCCAAGGTTTTTGCCATCACCGGCTGGCGGCTCGGCTACGCCATCTGCGATCCCGAATGGGCGTTGGCCATCGGTCATTTCAGCGACCTGGTCTACGTGTGCGCGCCCGCGCCGCTGCAACTCGGCGCGGCCAAGGGATTGGAGGAGCTTGGCCCGGAATATTACCAAGGGGTGTCCGACGACCACCAGCTCAAGCGGGACAGGTTCTGCGACGCCCTGCGTTCGATCGGGCTGACGCCGCATGTCCCGGCCGGGGCGTATTACACGCTCGCCGACGTGACGTCCCTGCCCGGGAAGACCGCCAAGGAGCGAGCCCTGTACCTGCTGGAAAAGACCGGCGTGGCCTGTGTGCCCGGCTCGGCCTTTTATTCCGGCCCGGTGGGCGAGACGTTGGCCAGGTTCTGTTTTGCCAAGGAAATGAATGTGTTGGAGGACGCCATGCAACGGATGGGGAGGCTATCGTGACCGAAAAGGAAAGAGCGGAATTCAAGCGGTTTGCCGCCGAAGAGATCGCGGCTCTGGAAACGGAGATCCCCCGGCTCGCGGAACTGGTCAAGCCCGTGGCCCCGGACAACGCCATCGGGCGCATCTCGCGCATGGACAATATCGTCAACCAGTCCGTGGCCGAGGCCCAACTCTCCAAGGCCAAGGTGCGCCTGGCCCGGTTGCGGGAGGCCATGAAACGGGCGGACGAGGACGAGGAGTTCGGCCTGTGCCTGGATTGTGGGGACCCCATACCCATGGCCCGGCTCAAGGCCATGCCCGAGACCGGTTACTGCGTGGACTGCGCCGAATAGGGGCTACAGGGCCCCGGCGGCCATCGTGTAGAGCCGCTTGAGCATGTCCGGGGGCAGGGGGTTGTCCCAGACGCCCGCGTAGCCCGCCCATATTCTCGCCGCGATCAGGACCAGCACGGCCCCGACAGCCACGGTCGGCCACGGGATGCTGTGTCCAACAGCCTTGAATTCGAGACATCCGTTCACCGGACAGGCCCCCACGCATTGGCCGCAGCCGATGCAGTCCGGGGAGAGAACGCGATCCTTCTTTTCCACTTGTATGCCCGAGGGGCAGCGGGCCGAGCATCTGCCGCAGTGCGCGCAGGCTTCGGCGTCTCGCTGCACGCGCACCGGCCCGAACCAGGCGATGAGGCCCAGGAGCGCGCCATAGGGGCAGAGATAGCGGCACCAGAAGTTGCGCACCACGAGGCTGAGCAGGGCGAGGGCCGCGAATATGGCCAGAGCCGTGCCGGACGGATGCAGAAAGAAGTCGAGCATCCTGGCGTCCGAGGTCATGTTGAACGGACTGCGCAGGAAGGATTCCAGTGAGCGCGGGCTCATGGAAAAGACCGCGAACAGGAAGCCGCTCATGAGCACGTATTTCAGGGCGTGGAGGGGCAGGTCGAGCCAACGGGGCGGAATCTTGGCCAGTCCCATCCTGCGTCCGGCCCGTTCCAGCAGGCCCGAGAGGAACCCCACCGGACAGATGTAGCCGCAGAATCCCTTGCGGAAGAGAAAAGCCATGACCAGTGCGGCCAGGAACACGGCCAGCCCGGCCGGGTGCGCCTGGTCCCAGAGGCCGGAGGCCAGAAGTCTGCGGAAGCCGAGCAGCGCGCTGATGGGCAGGAAACCTTCCACCGCGCCGGGTTTGGGCACGAAGACATCGGATCGGCCTGCGGCCCAATCGAGGAAGAGGATGAAGCGGTAGCCCGCGTAGAGGGAGAAGAGGGTGAAAGCCGCCTGGACGGCTTGCCGGAAACGCTCGGGAGTCATTTTTGTCATGGGAACCTATCCTGTCAGGCGGGTCCCTATACTCATCGCGTCCGGACCGCAACCGGCTGCAAGCGGCTGCACAAGCGGCGGGTTACTTCCGATCCTTCTTTTTGCCGCCCACGCCCCTTGTGATGATGCCGACCGTCAGCGCGAACATGAAGTAGCTGATGAGGCTCTGGACGACGAGCAGGACCTTGCCGTCCCATGTGTGGGGCACTATATCGCCGAAGCCGAGCGTGGTCATGGTGACTACCGTGAAGTAAAGGGAGTCCAGCAGGGGCTGGGCGTCGCCGGTTCCGAAACCGAAGGGCGGGGGCGAGCCTGCCAGGAAGTGCATTCCCTCCAGAGTCGCGTTGACCAGTGTGAAGCCGATCAGGGTGGCCAGGTAGATGCGCAGGAGTTCGCCCACATCGGTCCAGCGTATCTCGCTGTCGGGCACAAGCAGGGCCACGGCGCGGTGCGTGAAGGCGTGGATGTTCCAGCCCAGGACGGACAGGACCAGGATGGCGAGGCAGAGGACGCCCCAAACGCTGAGGGTCAGAAGGATGTCCGCCGCTCCGGCCAGAAAACCGACGGTGGCGGCGTAGCGCAGGCGCGCTCCGGTGTATAGCCCCAGCGTGGTCCGCCAGCGGCGGCGTAGGCGCCGGTTCCTGTTCAGGTGATAGGCGACGGTGGCGGCTGCCACGGCCGCTCCGTTGAGCGCGGCCAGGAGCAGCACCCGGGCGTTTCCGTCCGGCAGCGCCTTTGGCCTGGGCATTTCACTTGCCCCGAGCAGCAGGACGGCTCCTACAAAGAAGCAGGGCACGAAGTGGGTCAGCCAGACCTGGATGAAGAGCGGTTCCCTGGGATGCTGCATGTCTGTGAATCGCTCGGGCATTGGCGGCCTATGCCGTTTCTTCGATGGCCTTGGCGAACTGCTTGTAGCTCACGGTGACGATGGGCTTGTCCAGGAGCGAGTCGACGAGCCGGATATGCAAAGCGTCCCTGTCCTCGTGCGAGAGCCCGGCCAGAACGTCTCCGTAGTCGCGGTCGTTGGTCTTGATATGCGTGACCCACCACTTCGCGATGGGCCGCAAGAGGTCCGAGCCGCTGTCGCCGGATTGCACCCGGAGCATGATGTCATGGCGCAGACGGGGCATGATCTCGCTGCGGAAAACATGGTGGCGCAGTTTGTGCTGCTCCGTTGTTTCGACGGAGTATCCGAATTGGTCCGCGAGAATATCGAGAATCCGTTCCTCCAGTTCAAGGTGTTGCTGGGTGAATCGGCTCAGAAAGCTGAATATGTTGGAGAGATTCTTTTTGGTGGGGTTGAATTCCCCGGCGTTGAGCTTCCGCCACCACGTGTCGATGAGCCGCAGGATGCTGCGGTGCTGGCTGTCCAGATTTTCCATGTGGACGGAGAGGTCCGGGGTCCAGATCAGGGCTGTTTTCGGTTTTGCGTTCATATTGTATCGTCGGAGTTTGTTTCGGATAATATATATATTATCATGCCCATGTCCAGCCGGGAGCGGTGTGGCGGGCCAGGACGGCGAAGGCTGAACGCGCCGGTTCTAATGCGTTTCGGCAGCGGTTTGCCGAAGGGGTGTTTCCCCCCGGAGCGGCCCGCTGCCCTTGACTATCCGGGGAATCTGGCTTAACAAACGTCCTCTTTGCCCGCGCTGGACGCTGGTCTCTACGCAGGTAAAAATAATAATTTTATTTATTTCAGGGAGTTGATAAGTTGTTCGAGAGCTTGCAAGAAAGACTCAGCTCCACCTTCTCCAAGTTGGGCGGCAAAAAGACCCTTGATGAGAACAATATCAAGGAGGGTTTGAGGGAGGTGCGTCTCGCGCTTCTCGAGGCCGACGTCAACTTCAAGGTGGTCAAGCAGTTCGTTGACCAGGTCAAGGAACGTGCTCTCGGCGACGAGGTCCTCAAGGGGCTTGAGCCCGGCCAGCATTTCATAAAGATCGTCAACGAGGAGCTCGTGGAGCTTCTGGGCGGCGAGCAGAAGGACCTGGACCTCAAGGCCCGGCCCCTGAAGCTGATGATGGTCGGCCTTCAGGGCTCGGGTAAGACGACTTCCTCGGGCAAGATCGCGCTCTATCTGCGCAAGCACCACGGCAAGAAGCCGTACCTGGTGCCCGCGGACGTCTATCGCCCGGCGGCCATCGACCAGCTCAATACCCTGGCCCGCCAGCTCGATGTGCCGGTGTATCCGTCCACCACGGACATGGACCCGGTGGACATATGCCGCGACGCCGTGACCAAGGCCGAGGAACTGGGTTGCGACCTGATTCTTTTCGATACGGCGGGTCGTCTGCACATCGACGAAACGCTGATGGGCGAGCTTGAGAACATCAAGCGCGAGTGCGAGCCGCAGGAAATCCTGTTCGTGGCCGACGCCATGACCGGCCAGGATGCCGTGACCGTGGCCGAGAGCTTCAACGAGAAGCTCGGCATCACCGGCGTTGTCCTGACCAAGATGGATGGCGACGCCCGAGGCGGCGCGGCCCTGTCCATCAAGACCGTCACCGGGCGGTCCGTGAAGTTCGTGGGCGTGGGCGAGAAGCTCTCCGAGCTGGAGCTTTTCCACCCGGACCGTATCGCCTCGCGCATCCTCGGCATGGGCGACATGATGACCCTCATCGAGAAGGCGCAGGGCCAGATCGACGAGGACGAGGCCAAGGCCATGGCCGAGAAGATGGCCAAGGCCGAGTTCGATTTCGAAGACTTCCTCGGCCACATGAGGAAGCTCAAGAAGCTCGGCTCCATGGAGGGACTGCTCAAGCTCATTCCCGGCATGGGCAACATCATGAAGCAGCTTGGCGACAACGCCCTGCCCGAGGATGAGTTGAAGCGCACCGAGGCGATCATCTCTTCCATGACCCTCAAGGAGCGCCGCCAGCCCGACCTGCTCAAGAATGTGAGCCGCAAGGAGCGCATCGCCAAGGGTTCGGGCGTGAAGCTCGCCGACGTCAACGCGCTTATCAAGAATTTCAAGCAGATGAGCAAAATGATGCAGTCCATGATGGGCGGCGGCAAGAAGAAGGGCAAGTTCGGCCTGCCCAAGCTGCCCGGCCTGGGCGGGGGTGGAATGCCCGATCTGAATGCGCTTGGGGGCGGAATGCCCGGAATGCCCGGAATGCCCGGAATGCCTGGTATGCCTGGCATGGAGGATGACGGCCCCAGGCGGACCGTCTCCAAGAAGACGCTCAAAGAGCGCAAGAAGAAAAAATTGAACAAAAAGAAGAACAAGAAGGGTCGCAAAAAGTAGGCGGCCGACAACTTAGGTCCTTCAGTGATAAAACTTGCCATCTCGTGGGCAAAAACGTATTAATTAACTATTGGGAGTATAAGAACCATGGCAATGAAAATCAGACTGACCCGGATGGGTTCCAAGAAGCGTCCCTTCTACCGCGTCGTGGCTCTGGAGAGCACTACCCGCCGTGACGGACGTCCTGTCGAATACCTCGGGCACTACAACCCCATGGTCGAGCCGAATGAGATCGTTCTCGACATGGAGAAGATCGAAAAGTGGTTGGAAAAGGGCGCTGAGCCCAGCAACACGGTTCGTTCTCTGATGAAGAAGGCCGGCAAGTAGCTTGCGCTTCTTCCCACAGGCGGGTCTCGTCGGCCCGTCCTGCAGGGTCCGGATCACGTTTGGCAGCTCATATTCACGGCGCGCGGCGACGCGTCGGCACCGGAGGTGACGTCATGTTGAAAGAGATGATTGAGTACATTGCCAAGTCCCTGGTGGACAACCCGGACGAAGTGCAAGTTTCTGAAGTCGAAGGCGAGCAGACCTCGGTTATCGAGCTGAAGGTGGCCAAGGAAGACCTTGGCAAGGTGATCGGCAAGCAGGGCCGCACGGCGAGAGCCATGCGCACTTTGCTCGGAGCCGCTTCCACCAAGGCGAGAAAACGCTCCGTTCTGGAGATCCTCGAGTAGCTTTCTCGTTTGAGAACGGCTGAACATTTGCACGTCCGCGTGAGGGCTTGAAAAGGCCTGAGGCGAGACGCGAACGATCACGGACCGGCGTGCGGGCTTGCCCCGCGCGGCGGCCCCGGTCTTTTGCAGCAAGCGAACGGATGGCCCATGAAAGAAGAGCCCGGTTTCATCCCCGTGGGCGGGGTGGTAAAGGCGCACGGAATCAGGGGGGAGTTCGGCATACGGTGCTATGCGGACTCCCCGACCCTTTTCGACGGCACGCCGCTGTTCCTGTCCAACGGAAAGGGACGCCCCAGACCCATTGAGGTCAGCGCATGGCGTGAGCACAAGGACCTCGTCCTGATAACCTCTCCCCAGGTCCGGGATCGCGACCGGGCCGAGGCCCTGCGCGGGAGCGAACTCCTGGTGCGCGCCGAAGACCTGCCCGACCTCGACGAGGGCGAGCACTACCTGTATCAGCTTGTCGGCTGCCGGGTGGTTCTGGAGGACGGAAGCGAGGTCGGTGAGCTCAAGGGGTACTACGAGACCGGCGAGCAGGACACCTGGGTCATCGTCGACAAGGCTGGCACCGAGATTCTTCTGCCCGCCGTGCCGGAGTTCGTCCTGGACATCGACCTGGACGCCGAAGTCATCGTCATCGAGCCGCCCGAAGGGCTGCTGGACCTGTACCTCAACCCCGAGCCGCCCAAAAACAAGACGGGCCGCCCCCCGCGCCGCAAGAAGCAGACTTCATGAATTTTCACCTCGTCTCCATCTTCCCGCACTTTTTCGAGTCGCCCTTTACCTGCGGCCTCATGTCCAAGGCCGTGGAGACCGGGCTGGTCAAGCTCGACTGCGTGGACGTGCGGCAGTTCGCGGGCGGTGTCCACAAGTCCGTGGATGACCGTCCCTTTGGCGGCGGGCCGGGGATGCTCCTCAAGCTCGACCCCATGATAAAGGCGCTCGACTCCATCGAGTCCCGGGGGCGGGTCCTCATGCTTTCCCCGCGCGGCAAGCCCCTGACTCAGGCCCTTTCCCGCGAACTGGCGGACCAGGAGGACCTGACCGTCATCTGCGGCCGGTACGAGGGTATCGACGAGCGGCTCCTTGATCTCTATCCCATTGAGCTGGTGTCGGTCGGCGATTTCGTGCTCAACGGCGGAGAGGCCGCGGCCGTCTGTCTGGTCGAGTCCGTGGCCCGGCTCCTGCCCGGGTTCATGGGACACGAGGAATCCGGCGACGAGGAATCCTTTTCAGCCGGACTGCTCGAATACCCGCACTTCACCCGGCCCGAGGACTTCGATGGTCTGGCCGTGCCCGAGGTGCTTCGCTCCGGCGACCACGGCAAGATCGCCGAATGGCGTCGAGATCAATCCCTGACCGCCACTCTGCGCGACCGGCCCGACCTTCTGCCCGAGGCGCGGCTGACCGTTGAGGACGTCGATTTTCTGCGGACCCTGCCGCGCACCCGACTCGGCCGCAATCTGTATATCGCCCTGTGCCACTACCCCGTGACCAACAAGTTCGGGGAAAAGGTGGCTGTGTCCGTGACCAACCTGGACCTGCACGACATGGCCCGCGTGGCCCGCAGTTACGGTCTGGGCGGGTTCTACGCGACCACGCCCATAGAGGACCAGAAGGCCCTGGCCGAAAAGCTTCTGGGCCATTGGCGCGAGGGCGCGGGCTCGCGCGCTAATCCGGACCGGGCCGAAGCATTTTCCAAAGTCAAGGTTTTTGATGATATCGAGAGTGCGGTCCTTGACATTGAGGCGCAAACAGGGCAATGTCCGCGCCTCGCGGCTACTTCAGCTCGGCTGGATCGCCGCAAGCAAGCCCAGCCCGCCCTGACCTTTGGGGAAGTGCGAAGCTGGCTCGCCAACACTCCGGTATTATTGATTTTTGGTACCGGACACGGTCTGGCGGAGGAAGTCCTCTCCAAAACGGACGGCATTGTGAGGCCGCTTCGGTATTTGGATGACTACAACCATCTGTCTGTACGCAGCGCGGTGGCGATTATCGTCGACCGGCTCGTCGCGGATGAGTACTAGAGGCGGATAATTCCTTTCCGTCGCTTCGGCGGCGCGAGGATTGTCCAGCACTCTTCACTTTTAAGGAGATCATCATGGACATCATCAAGAAAATCGAAGCCGAACACATCCGCTTGGATATGCCCGATTTCAAGGCCGGCGACACCGTCAAGGTGCACTACCGGATTATCGAGGGCGAGAAAGAGCGCATCCAGGTCTTCCAGGGCGCGGTTCTGCGTCGCCGTCGCGGCACCACCAACTCCACCTTCACCGTTCGCAAGATTTCCGACGGTATCGGCGTGGAGCGCGTGTTCCCCATGCATTCCCCCTTCATTGACCGCGTCGAAGTGGTCTCCGAGGGCAAGGTTCGCCGCTCGCGCATCTACTACCTGCGTAACCTGCGCGGTAAGGCCGCCCGCATCAAGTCCAAGCAGATCTGGGAATAGTTTTTCGGATAGGCGGCGCGATCCGCGACGCCGGTTCCCTAAAACATATCAGATTATATGGATATATATGCCCGGAGTGTTTAACTGCACTCCGGGCTTTTGTGGTTTTGACTCAGGCCGGCTGCCGTTGCGCGGCCCTAGGTCGGCCGAGCGGTCTCCGCGCTTCCCTTCCCGGTCCGTTTCAGGCACAACAGCTCCATCATGACGCAGGGGTCGCTTTTCATATCTTCAGGATTCTCCCCCATCGAAATCGCCGGGGTCGACGAGGCTGGGCGCGGGTGTCTGGCCGGGCCGGTGGTGGCAGGGGCGTGCATCCTTCCCGCCGAATACGATCTGCCGGGGCTGAACGACTCCAAGCAGCTTACCGCCGAGAAGCGCGAGACGCTTTATCCGCTCATTCGCGAGCAGGCCGTGGCCTGGGGGCTGGGCGTGGCCTGGCCGTGGGAGATCGACCAGATAAACATCCTCCAGGCTACGTTCCAGGCCATGGGCAGGGCCGTGCGGGCCATGAAGGTCCACCCCCGGTTCCTGCGCATCGACGGTGACAAGATCGTCCCGAAGCACGCGCTGCTGCTCGATATCCCCCAGGAGTGCG from Pseudodesulfovibrio thermohalotolerans includes the following:
- a CDS encoding protein adenylyltransferase SelO — translated: MRFINSYAHLPEPFYQRIDPEPVAAPSLIRLNRPLAERLELDLPEDDADLAALFSGNRLLPGSEPIAQAYAGHQFGQFVPQLGDGRAHLLGETVNKAGERFDIQLKGSGRTKFSRGGDGRSPLGPVLREYVVSEAMHAMGIPSTRALAMTSTGQPVFREAELHGAVLTRVASGFVRVGTFEYFAARRMEDAVRQLADHVIERNHPSASQADNPYLALFEAICSAQAELMARWMCVGFVHGVMNTDNTAVSGETIDFGPCAFLDQYDPEAVFSSIDHFGRYAFNRQPTIMAWNLACLGGCLIPLLDDDESRAHTAGEAVLERFIPAFAAHYTQGLCSKIGLPGDDESFALARGLLDLMRRNGTDFTNAFRALCDAQTDPAPFTALFATNEEIRHWLDDWRARLALTGSVGTARETMRSATPAFIPRNHRIEQAIQAAEVGDFTLVDRLIEVLRRPYEDQPENAEYAAPPRPEERVEQTFCGT
- a CDS encoding phosphotransferase enzyme family protein yields the protein MTDLLTLWGLSSGRHRTDIVLPGSPERCLSRRAEEDDQGRVWMLETLRPGQFDRRERIARALDRLSRAGLPVPAYLAGPDGRFVIEHEGQQHQLSPFIPGDPLPQPEYIEDAARGESLGKFLCRLREVSGCIHEFDDEPAFLLEGYIDELMAAMAGRRPDLHEALSPVLPALTPLFEAWPSLPVSFCHGDFHPLNIIWHGTSAAAVIDWEFAGIRPCLFDAANCLGCVGIEDPHALVRGLAPALLQTLRQGVCLDRTSLSLLPELVLALRFAWMSEWLRRRDEEMIGIEAHYMRLLANSLDTLLPAWFNLLGE
- the ffh gene encoding signal recognition particle protein translates to MFESLQERLSSTFSKLGGKKTLDENNIKEGLREVRLALLEADVNFKVVKQFVDQVKERALGDEVLKGLEPGQHFIKIVNEELVELLGGEQKDLDLKARPLKLMMVGLQGSGKTTSSGKIALYLRKHHGKKPYLVPADVYRPAAIDQLNTLARQLDVPVYPSTTDMDPVDICRDAVTKAEELGCDLILFDTAGRLHIDETLMGELENIKRECEPQEILFVADAMTGQDAVTVAESFNEKLGITGVVLTKMDGDARGGAALSIKTVTGRSVKFVGVGEKLSELELFHPDRIASRILGMGDMMTLIEKAQGQIDEDEAKAMAEKMAKAEFDFEDFLGHMRKLKKLGSMEGLLKLIPGMGNIMKQLGDNALPEDELKRTEAIISSMTLKERRQPDLLKNVSRKERIAKGSGVKLADVNALIKNFKQMSKMMQSMMGGGKKKGKFGLPKLPGLGGGGMPDLNALGGGMPGMPGMPGMPGMPGMEDDGPRRTVSKKTLKERKKKKLNKKKNKKGRKK
- a CDS encoding potassium channel family protein — its product is MPERFTDMQHPREPLFIQVWLTHFVPCFFVGAVLLLGASEMPRPKALPDGNARVLLLAALNGAAVAAATVAYHLNRNRRLRRRWRTTLGLYTGARLRYAATVGFLAGAADILLTLSVWGVLCLAILVLSVLGWNIHAFTHRAVALLVPDSEIRWTDVGELLRIYLATLIGFTLVNATLEGMHFLAGSPPPFGFGTGDAQPLLDSLYFTVVTMTTLGFGDIVPHTWDGKVLLVVQSLISYFMFALTVGIITRGVGGKKKDRK
- a CDS encoding pyridoxal phosphate-dependent aminotransferase yields the protein MSLKVSKRRPLVSQSEIRNMTLECARVSGVNLAQGVCDLPVPEPVIRGAEEAMRAGANIYTRFDGLARLREAVAAKQRRFSGMEVDPNGQVVVSAGATGAFYSACLALLDEGDEVLVFEPYYGYHIVTMASLGIKPVYATLEPPEWGFSAEDLERAVTAKTRAIILNTPSNPAGKVFTREELALVADFAEAHDLFVFTDEIYEHFVFDGREHVSPATLPGMARRTVTISGLSKVFAITGWRLGYAICDPEWALAIGHFSDLVYVCAPAPLQLGAAKGLEELGPEYYQGVSDDHQLKRDRFCDALRSIGLTPHVPAGAYYTLADVTSLPGKTAKERALYLLEKTGVACVPGSAFYSGPVGETLARFCFAKEMNVLEDAMQRMGRLS
- a CDS encoding 4Fe-4S binding protein, producing MTKMTPERFRQAVQAAFTLFSLYAGYRFILFLDWAAGRSDVFVPKPGAVEGFLPISALLGFRRLLASGLWDQAHPAGLAVFLAALVMAFLFRKGFCGYICPVGFLSGLLERAGRRMGLAKIPPRWLDLPLHALKYVLMSGFLFAVFSMSPRSLESFLRSPFNMTSDARMLDFFLHPSGTALAIFAALALLSLVVRNFWCRYLCPYGALLGLIAWFGPVRVQRDAEACAHCGRCSARCPSGIQVEKKDRVLSPDCIGCGQCVGACPVNGCLEFKAVGHSIPWPTVAVGAVLVLIAARIWAGYAGVWDNPLPPDMLKRLYTMAAGAL
- a CDS encoding bacteriohemerythrin translates to MNAKPKTALIWTPDLSVHMENLDSQHRSILRLIDTWWRKLNAGEFNPTKKNLSNIFSFLSRFTQQHLELEERILDILADQFGYSVETTEQHKLRHHVFRSEIMPRLRHDIMLRVQSGDSGSDLLRPIAKWWVTHIKTNDRDYGDVLAGLSHEDRDALHIRLVDSLLDKPIVTVSYKQFAKAIEETA
- a CDS encoding TraR/DksA family transcriptional regulator — translated: MTEKERAEFKRFAAEEIAALETEIPRLAELVKPVAPDNAIGRISRMDNIVNQSVAEAQLSKAKVRLARLREAMKRADEDEEFGLCLDCGDPIPMARLKAMPETGYCVDCAE